A genomic segment from uncultured Marinifilum sp. encodes:
- a CDS encoding outer membrane beta-barrel protein, translated as MKRLFIISLAISLCSGTFAQNSTDTLKNDTIKKKIIVKDSWSNKKEKKHFEKKQSENQNIFIRKEEQDTVKVEFMNKDLIKAVEDGNGAKVKVGKIGKFAYKEDRDTTKIRLGGKQINIIDGWNGTRIKIQKVHPWDPNQDEFFVEKEPEFRGHWAGFEMGINAFTNEDYTGYPNDFMELDVIKSIAVNLNFLQYDISLQKNRNTIGLLTGMGLEWNNYRFDNDITLAKEGGQIIPVDLQTAYPDWNIKKTKLTSLYLTVPLLLEFQIPVKYNQRRVHLSAGLVGGLRLGTHTKIKHSGNKDKDHDDFNLKAFRYSAQARIGYRSLNLFASYGLTELFESNKGPELTPFTVGITLITF; from the coding sequence ATGAAAAGATTATTTATAATTAGTTTAGCTATTTCCCTTTGTTCTGGAACTTTTGCTCAAAATTCGACAGATACTTTAAAAAACGATACCATTAAAAAGAAGATTATTGTAAAAGATAGTTGGTCGAATAAAAAAGAGAAGAAGCATTTTGAGAAAAAACAATCAGAAAATCAGAATATATTTATTCGTAAAGAGGAACAAGATACCGTAAAGGTTGAGTTTATGAATAAAGATTTGATTAAAGCTGTTGAAGATGGAAACGGAGCTAAAGTAAAGGTCGGAAAAATTGGAAAATTTGCTTACAAAGAAGATAGAGATACCACAAAAATAAGGTTGGGAGGAAAGCAAATTAATATTATTGATGGCTGGAATGGAACTAGAATAAAAATTCAAAAAGTGCATCCATGGGATCCAAATCAGGATGAGTTTTTTGTAGAGAAAGAGCCCGAATTTAGAGGACATTGGGCAGGATTTGAAATGGGAATAAATGCTTTCACTAACGAAGATTATACTGGATACCCAAACGATTTTATGGAACTTGATGTGATAAAATCAATTGCAGTAAATTTAAATTTCCTTCAGTACGATATTAGTTTACAGAAAAATAGAAATACAATTGGTTTGCTTACAGGTATGGGTTTAGAATGGAACAATTACCGATTCGATAATGACATAACGCTAGCAAAAGAGGGTGGACAAATTATTCCTGTAGATTTACAAACAGCATACCCCGATTGGAATATTAAAAAGACCAAACTCACTTCTCTTTATCTTACTGTTCCTTTACTATTGGAATTTCAAATTCCTGTTAAATATAATCAAAGAAGAGTACACCTTTCGGCGGGTCTTGTTGGAGGATTACGACTTGGAACACATACTAAAATTAAACACAGTGGAAATAAAGATAAAGATCACGACGATTTTAACCTTAAAGCTTTTCGTTATTCGGCACAAGCACGTATTGGCTATCGTTCCTTAAACCTTTTTGCAAGCTACGGATTAACTGAATTGTTCGAAAGCAATAAAGGTCCGGAATTAACGCCATTTACAGTTGGCATAACTTTAATTACGTTTTAA
- a CDS encoding tetratricopeptide repeat protein produces the protein MNKKPLTLFILICISLVLPVKAEYQTSLDSLNKRFGITSGQEKLETLLEMSKVYWNIDPVEGIELAKHALGTAQSLESEKEIAKAMYYLGVAYYVDNQLDNSLDYLLKAHRFSQVHNYKKQTADISRYLATVYFETDKLDKAYTHTIQALDFYNKQNDELEIAMCNNLLGLYYKQMGQYNKAVEYYENSLNLGRKISKKSLIGAILNDMGSMYAEIGDTLKAISIYNEAFSYHKSNGPNFKSGAFELDLADLYVQNGKLKKAKIHLTQGGVIARNLNSNRLLRDYYKVLANFEIRSGNSKKAVMAFQKLQAYQDSVSSWQLRNKIDELDLHHTMSISNQENELLRKQNQSQQLNFTRQYIVGLLVLLVLLLVIFLLTIRYRNNLKDNELLYLKNSLVHQHQEELMDAVKRIKVSEDKLRVANNTKDKMFSLIAHDLRGAIGNVSNGLRMYLGEEDLNLSENDKEEFLQALFNSSESAYELMENLLFWAKNQTSTLSANKQTIDASSLINSNIGLYTDLAKIKSINLFSSKNPNVEVFADWNMVNTVLRNLISNAIKFTNKNGNIEVRSEIGQYFVKISVIDDGIGMMPEQIENIYDGKTTDGTAAEKGTGLGLMLCRDFLIKNQGKMMVESEIDKGSVFSFIIPKRPMSHEKYLELVEKETIIS, from the coding sequence ATGAATAAAAAGCCCCTAACATTATTTATTCTAATTTGCATAAGCCTTGTTTTACCTGTAAAAGCAGAGTATCAGACAAGTCTCGATAGTCTGAATAAACGATTTGGAATTACATCTGGACAGGAGAAATTAGAGACGCTTCTTGAGATGAGTAAGGTCTATTGGAATATCGATCCGGTAGAAGGTATAGAATTGGCTAAACATGCTTTAGGAACCGCACAATCGCTGGAAAGCGAGAAGGAAATAGCAAAAGCAATGTACTATTTGGGAGTTGCTTATTATGTAGATAATCAGCTTGATAATTCTCTTGATTATTTGCTTAAAGCTCATCGTTTTTCACAGGTTCACAATTATAAAAAGCAAACAGCAGATATTAGTCGTTATTTGGCTACCGTATATTTCGAGACTGATAAGCTCGATAAAGCTTATACTCATACTATTCAGGCTCTGGACTTTTATAATAAACAGAATGACGAATTAGAAATTGCTATGTGTAACAATCTATTAGGATTGTACTATAAGCAAATGGGACAATACAATAAGGCTGTTGAGTATTATGAAAATAGCCTGAATTTAGGGCGTAAAATTTCAAAGAAATCTTTAATTGGTGCAATACTTAACGATATGGGAAGTATGTATGCCGAAATTGGGGATACATTAAAAGCTATCAGTATTTATAATGAAGCATTTTCCTATCATAAATCGAATGGACCAAATTTTAAAAGTGGTGCTTTCGAATTGGATTTAGCAGACTTATATGTTCAGAATGGAAAGCTGAAAAAAGCAAAAATACACTTAACCCAAGGTGGTGTAATTGCTCGAAATCTTAACTCTAATAGATTGTTAAGGGATTATTATAAAGTATTAGCTAATTTCGAAATTAGAAGCGGAAATTCTAAAAAAGCTGTTATGGCTTTCCAAAAATTACAAGCCTATCAGGATTCCGTTTCAAGTTGGCAACTGAGAAACAAAATCGATGAGCTGGATTTGCATCATACAATGAGTATTTCAAATCAGGAAAATGAATTGTTACGCAAGCAAAACCAAAGTCAGCAACTTAATTTTACCCGTCAATACATAGTAGGATTATTAGTTCTTTTGGTGCTTTTACTTGTTATTTTTTTACTTACAATAAGGTATCGAAATAATTTGAAGGATAATGAGTTATTGTATCTTAAAAATAGTTTAGTTCATCAGCATCAGGAAGAATTAATGGATGCCGTAAAGCGAATTAAAGTAAGTGAAGATAAATTGAGGGTAGCAAATAATACCAAGGATAAAATGTTTTCTTTAATTGCTCACGATTTAAGAGGTGCAATTGGAAATGTAAGTAATGGCTTAAGAATGTATCTTGGCGAGGAGGATTTAAATCTTTCCGAGAACGATAAGGAAGAGTTTCTTCAAGCTTTATTTAACTCATCCGAGAGTGCTTATGAATTAATGGAAAACTTGCTCTTTTGGGCTAAAAATCAAACGTCTACTTTATCGGCAAACAAACAGACGATTGATGCCAGTTCACTTATAAATTCTAATATTGGTTTGTATACCGATTTGGCTAAAATTAAATCAATAAACCTGTTTAGTTCTAAAAATCCTAATGTTGAGGTTTTTGCAGATTGGAATATGGTTAATACAGTTCTCAGAAATCTAATTTCTAATGCGATAAAATTCACCAATAAAAATGGGAATATTGAAGTTAGATCGGAGATTGGACAGTATTTTGTTAAAATTTCGGTTATTGATGATGGAATTGGAATGATGCCTGAGCAAATTGAAAATATCTACGACGGAAAAACTACAGATGGAACAGCTGCCGAAAAAGGAACCGGTTTAGGTTTGATGCTGTGTCGTGATTTTTTAATTAAAAATCAGGGTAAAATGATGGTCGAAAGTGAGATAGATAAGGGAAGTGTTTTTTCGTTTATTATTCCAAAACGCCCAATGAGCCACGAAAAATATTTGGAATTAGTAGAAAAAGAAACAATTATTTCTTGA
- the pepE gene encoding dipeptidase PepE, with protein MRLLLISNSTNPGEEYLDYPKNNIKEFLGEKPVKALFIPYAGVTVSFDDYEAKVKARFNEVGHDVISIHHFDNPVKAVEEAQAIVVGGGSTWNLLHLIHKYNLTEPIRNKVINEKAPYIGWSAGSNLTCPTIKTTNDMPIIDPLGFDALNLIPFQINPHYLDKNPAGHGGETREDRINEFMVVNPDIYIAGLRESTMFLVENGSIKLIGDRNCRIFKNGIDAYELGVNDDFNFLLK; from the coding sequence ATGAGATTATTACTAATCAGTAATTCAACTAATCCTGGTGAAGAATATCTGGATTATCCAAAAAACAATATCAAAGAATTTCTTGGAGAAAAACCGGTAAAAGCACTTTTTATTCCCTATGCTGGAGTAACTGTTTCTTTCGACGATTACGAAGCAAAAGTAAAAGCCCGTTTTAACGAAGTAGGACACGATGTAATTTCTATCCACCATTTCGATAATCCTGTTAAAGCAGTAGAGGAGGCCCAAGCTATTGTTGTTGGAGGAGGTAGTACATGGAATTTGCTGCATTTAATTCACAAGTATAATTTAACCGAACCAATTCGCAATAAGGTAATAAACGAAAAAGCACCATACATTGGCTGGAGCGCCGGATCTAATCTTACTTGTCCAACAATAAAAACAACTAACGATATGCCAATTATCGATCCATTAGGATTCGATGCATTAAACCTAATTCCTTTTCAAATTAATCCTCATTATCTGGATAAAAATCCAGCAGGACATGGGGGCGAAACACGCGAAGATAGAATTAACGAGTTTATGGTAGTAAACCCAGATATATATATTGCAGGTTTGCGAGAATCAACTATGTTTTTGGTCGAAAATGGTAGCATTAAATTAATTGGAGATAGAAATTGCAGGATATTTAAAAATGGTATTGATGCCTATGAATTAGGTGTAAACGATGATTTTAATTTCCTTTTAAAATAA